tgcgccggagggagacgaattGAACggtaccggcggtgagccgcacggtggccggacagcGGTAGATCGGGGAGTTGAAGCTTCCGgcaggagagaggagagaagagagagagaggccgggggggtcgacgcggggagagagagggaaaaagaaagaaagaaaaaaaagaaaaagaaaggaaaaagaaagaaggaaaaagagaaaaaggaaaaagaaaaggaaaaagggaaaaagatgtagggaaaagatgaggtctaatcctcagtccgagaaaaacaacactaaaccgccgcgaagatattaaaaaccacaaaacaactaaaagaaataaaacacaatatcaattaaattaaaaacaattttaaaacacaaataaattaaaataaataactaaaatattaattaaaataaaaacaactatttaagagaaaatacactcaaaagcgggtcatcacagcttTTAACCGGAAATGACCAGACCGAAATAGTGGAAATTGTGGAATTGGTCCAATTTTAGACCTGCTAGATTTagaaccaatttttaaaatgctaaaatcggcttttaaaatattatatataattctttttattttatatataatttttatatataataatataaattataattatatataataatacaaattataattatatataaaataatgttattataatttataacataaaattttaatcttaaacataaaaatttattatatataagataacatttttataatttaatcttgtttcagtttttgttttatagcaaTTTTTTATAACAGAATTGTTTTTACGAGTTGTGTTAGGCTGTCACCCAGCAATAACCGTGGGGGGTGTCGCCTAACACATTTgtgcttttttatttctttttttatttttttaatatatttaaatattttaaaaaatataaaaaatacactaatacaTTAAAagtacttccttaatcattatataaaaaaaattattgagcaGTCAAATGGAGTGGTAACTAATGGATGGCATGGtagctttcttctttttttacatagcaggtTTTTTATAGTAGAAtatttttacatagcagattttttttataaaacagatgttttattaaaacagtttttttataaacagatttattatgagaaatttattttattaaaattgaaaaattagatCAGATTGAAAACCGATAAAACCAAAAGTACATGTTTAGAAAGATAACCGGTGCaaaatcagttttaaaaaatgcaaaattagtACATACCGATTCGGTCTTAAATCTAGATATGCAAACcaaaattatatgtatatacaacAATTTATCTTCCCATTATCGTCAAACATCACATTTGTTCAATTCTAataatcagaaaaaaaaaaaaaaaaaaaaaaaaaggaggtaaTCTTAGTCTTAAGAGCCTTAATTCTATACCTGTTGaagtttatatataatgtgtgaGTCTTAAGAGTTAAATGCTCAAAATGTTCTTTTACTTATTTCTTAAACCATATACAAGTATAATAATTCTATTATAAGGGAATTAAAGCCTactaattatattatcaaaaggaATTAAATCCCAAAGTCACGTCAAATCCCGGACTTTAAACTTTATGGGTAGGGGAAAGTATTGACAAATCATCCTCACATCGATCATGCAAATTAAACAATGCATCAGTTTTCCACGTTGCATCTGTATGAGCGGCTGCTTAAGCATGAATAATTTACTTGGAAAAATAGTTGGTGGAGCTAAGAAACAATGGAAAGCGAAATGGCCAAAGTGTCTGTTTGTCACTCACAGAGATAAGTATCCGCGTTTGGATTCAAACTGCTTAGCTGTATTTCATAAtgtttcttcttctatttctatGTCACAACTTTGAATATAAGTGGATGACTGGCTATAATTGTTTGaatggtttttaatttacttcctgtcaaacaaaatccaaaacccaaaatatatatatatatatatattgaaaaaaaaaaacatttaaagtAAGCACGTTCTTCTCTCAAAAATTCttacatttaattaaaaaaaaaaagattttacacTTGAGTCTAGCACTGGAAAATGCCAAACTAtccaaaattaatcaaacagtTTAATTAATAAATCTCTATTTACAGCATGTATGATTTACATAATAACTACTAGTACTGTTGTCTATGCCGCCCTGCTGCCCAAATGGCCCACCACCGGAGATTGCATCCCATTTCCACATTTTTGTCGGAGATCAGTCTCTGAGTGAGAGTTGGGTGACTTTGGTGATGATCGTTGCTGATGCCTATGACCATGTccgtgatgatgatgatggttatgGTGGTGGTACTGGCCGTTCTCTTTCTTGTGGGAACTCTTTTTCGATTCCCTCTGGGTTTGGTATTGATCTTTGACAACGTCTTCCTTTTGCAAATCATTTTCCGCAGGAACCATGTACACAAACGGGCCAATGGGAATGTCATCAAAGTCCTTGAGGGGCTCCAGAATTTTGACAACGGCGCTCATTGCCGGTCTGTGCTTAGGCCGGTGGCTCAGGCATTGGTAAGCGAGTGCAGCCGCCTTCCGAGCCCCCGTCTCAGAATACTGACCTTCCAATCTTGGGTCCATGAATCGGCTAAGTTTCCTGGCATCGTTCAACATTGGCCTTGCCCACTCTACTAGGTTCTGCTCTCTATTTGGACGGCTCTTGTCCACCGACCTCCTCCCTGTGAGAAGCTCTAACAACACTACTCCAAAGCTATACACATCACTCATTGCTGTTAGGTGACCTGAGAAGAATTCAACAAAATTGATTTCAacgtttgtatatatatacatatgaatgaatgaatgcatCAAAGGTGTACAAATCGGAAGAAAGGCCAGAAGTTTAAATTACCGGTCATGACGTATTCGGGAGCAGCATAGCCATGGGTGCCCATAACTCGGGTGGAAACGTGTGTGTCATCTCCTTCTGGACCATCTTTTGCGAGCCCAAAATCTGAGAGTTTGGGAGTGTAATCCTGGAAGCAGCAAAACCATCGATAAGCTAGAGTtcgatataaaaaataataataaaaaaatattccaaaaaaataaaaacaaaatccaaaacaaaaaaagaaaaaaaaaagaatatcatGGAGTCTCatctatttatataaagaaataataaaataaagtaatttcCTGCCCTTACCGAGTCTAACAAGATGTTGGAAGCCTTAAAATCTCGATAAATAACAGGTTTTTCTGCTTCATGAAGGAAGGCAAGCCCCTTTGCAGCTCCAAGAGCAATTTTCATTCTTGCTGACCATGGTAAAGATACAGAATATCCTGTACATCCACAAAGGTAGACATGACATATGAGTTTTCAACTTCCACGCaaagaaaattaattgaaaaattcTCTAAAGAGGGAAAGCAAGGGTCGTATTGGTACTTCTGAATAGTTGATTCTCTAAGCTGCCTCTTGGCATGTATTCATATACGAGTACTCTGTGTTCTTCTTCACAGCTATACCCTATCAACTTCACAAGGTGTGGATGCCTCAATTGCCCAAGAAAGATAACTTCCGTCTGAAGACAGAGAAAATGCCAGATTAATTTAACGACGATAAACAGTACTCAGTTTAAAGGAAGATGTGAAAAAAGTAGAAGATCATTTCGATACGCAATATTCAATGATATTTTGGGTGCTACAAAAAGGTGCATACCAACCACTCCCTGTGGCCCTGCGAGCCATCCAAGTCCAAAAGCTTGACGGCTACAGGCTGAGCCTTGAGACCAGGGCTAAGCTTGTCATCAATGAATCCCTTGTGCACGGGTCCGAAACCACCTTCCCCGAGAAAGTTAGAGGATGCAAAGTTCTGGGTGATCACCTTCAGCTCTGCAAGCGTAAAGACATGCAGATTCGATCCCGCAAGAGATATAGAGAGGTCCTCAGAAAGAGTAGTCGAGCTCGGATTACTCAAATCAGTAAGTGAAATCCTTTGAAATGATGTCTGTTTCACGCACACTTTCTTGGGCTGGGACCCCTGGTATTCCGGCTTGTAACAGCTTACAAATATCGATCTCCATGCAATTTTCTTGACAGCCATTCTTTCTGGGAACGAATTTTCTTCAAACTAACACGTACAGTTTTTATTCTTGGTTGAGAGACGAGAAATGAGCAAATCAGAAAGAATGAGACTTTTGGAGGTATGTATGAGGTTtttgagagaagaagaagaagaagaagtagtaCTGGATTTATGAAATGGGATATGGTTTTGGAAGACTTTTTAAAGGGAGAGAGCGAAGGCTAATATTCAAAAATCACCAACTGCTCTCCAAACCAGACACACAGAAAAGAGGTTTACAACTCCTTTCTATCAACCCTGTTGattttttctctgtttctctTTAAACGGCACAGGAATTCTTCCACCTTATACAATCTATACATgtataaccatatatatatatacacacacacgcgGGCATTAGGTGGATATAAACTATACAATTCGAAGAAATTTGGCCGGGCGACGAGTCCCAAGTCTACACAGTTGATTCAAGATGAAATGACCAAGTTACCCtcctttgactttttttttttttttgttggccaAAAAGCAAACTAGATTGGGTTTTATAGTGTGAAAATGACCCACGTTTGGCCGGAAACTGAACTTTTCACCCTGCTATATATTGACTTGTTCTTTCTGCCTTCTCTTTCGCTTAGATTAATGAATAAGTTGGCAACTTTTTGATGAAGATCGCCATGATTATTAAGTTGGTGGATTTCTGTTAACACAAGTCCCAGCTAAACAAGAAAGCAAAGCCGTAGAAGGAAGGAAATGATAGGAAAAGTGTTTTCAAGAGCCGAGAGATAcaaacaaaaggaaatgaatCCAGCTGGTTCacactaaaaatatatttatcatgaCAGGGAAGGAAAGTGTTGATTAATTTCCTCGTAGTGAGCCTGTCAAAGGGCAATCTCGTCATTGGAGGAATGTGTTGATCTTTTGACCTCgtgacaaaacaaaaacaaaggatGGTCTGCCTCCAATGCACTGGACTGGAGCTTCTAGAATGCTTATAAATTGAAATcagtctataattatatatatgatgtacAAAACGACGTAATAGCCCCCTCACAACACAAACTGATCACTACTGTCTGATCCATCGCTGGACTTGTCCTGCTCGGCAGATCCGATGGTCGTTATTATTTATATGCTTATTGCATGGTGGTTGAGCGGTCatcttaaatcaaaacatattaaatcaaataaataatgacATTACTCATCTTAGATATGATAATCATCTTTAATCATACGacacattttaaattaatatttatttaaatgatcaatatatatgagttattttatttcagCATGTAAAACATATTAGTCACATAATTTAAACAGTAAGATTTgatagatttaaattttaagtttttttaaatcaaattaagtCATGTAACTATTTTACTATATGCGTTCTATATACCGacctgaaaaaataatttttcaaatatatatatatatatatatgaaatcacTTAAAACACGCTACATCATTGTGGATAATTGAAGTTGATaagatttaaaatgaaaaaatataatattttaaaaataaattcgaaTCTAACGTAGGCAATGAACTGAGATATTATATGTGGTACAAACCTAAAAGGAATTAGATTGTTGGTTGAGATGTCCCTAATTGTATTGTTAATTATTGGTCTAAGGAGAATTTAGCATAAACTAATTACAATGAATAGTAGCAATGAAGTTGGACCACACGTTGGTACGTGTAGAACTTCGTTGCATTGTCACACTCTTTTCGTAATAATCCATGAAGTTGTCCGAAGGGCAGTTTGGGCAATGGGTAGCGGGAGTAGGTATGTGGGACCAACTGATCTTTATGTCCGTGTCATCACCTGGCAAAAGTCAATGTGGCATAATTGTCATTTCCTTTTTTATCTGTAATGTcattatttcaatatatataattatgatggTAATTCCtttcttataattttgaatataatcGTACTACAAGAAATaccataaaatataattcaagaaaaatatataaatatattcatcaacttgaaaagaataaaatataatagagaaaAGTCACGAGTGGTTGGTTGTAaaacaatatttcttttaagTTTTAGATATTGTTTAGAgaatgagttaagataaaagtttaaaatttaataaaatattattagaaattaatttttaatattatttttgttttagaatttaaaaaaattaaattatttattatattatttgtgaaatttttaaaaaattataataatgaaatgagataggatgaaatattttcactatcaaACGAGGCCTTAGAAGTGGTGGGTCAAATTGTTGAGTTAAAAAGatctagattttattaaaaaatttatgttacATACtgtcacttttttatattttttatacactttattGATGTAATTGACATTACATCAGtgaaatctatttattataataagtatCTATCTCacataaacaataataaatagtaaattttttgttttgttgtataatgACGTTTTTACCCCTAAGTTATGAGCAAGATCATTGAATTATATTTCACAACTTGATTAGCCCAGTTTTCACAACCGACAGCATAAAAAATTACACCTCACTTCTAAGTTGAGGAGTACTAATCTGCCCAATACTCAAACACATTAACATCTAAGTACACACAAATTTTTTCAATACTTAAAACACATTACAAGCATCCAAATAAACATATAACCATCATATTTTCTCAATAAAAGTGGCAGAAATTATAACTTAGAAATAAATGTGGAGGAGTTGCGCTGGGCAGTGGTTGCTTTTGGCCACTGTGCATGGCCACAGACTATTTGACGCACAGTGGGGGCACAGAGATCCAACAAGATCCAAATGGAGAGTGGAAGTTCCAATGAGATccgaagggagagagagagagagagaaagagagagagagagagagagagagagaggctcgtGGTGGAGGAGAGGTGAGGTGAGGCCGTGACGGAGTGCCGTCGACTAGAGGTGGGCTGTATCGCAGTGGTGTGTGGTGGGATGTGAGAAATTCAGGGAGAGGAGGCATGGCTTGGGCTACTGCGGGAAGAGTGGGAGGTTCGGGGGAGGAAAAGTTTCCGGTGAGATGGGGAGCCGGTGGATGGCGACGGCTGGCTGCAGTGGTGGCGTTCTGTAatagcccgttagaaattcaattgtgaaatttctattaacttaggAACTCGTGaaaatcccataagttttcacgaatccattaatcgtataggtttttgtctaactacatagttaatgttattatatactatggtatcagaagtgtgttttttattattggagatagttagaagtgtcaaaatgtattatggtttgtgccattagactcggagggttatttaaagtcttatggtgc
This is a stretch of genomic DNA from Carya illinoinensis cultivar Pawnee chromosome 3, C.illinoinensisPawnee_v1, whole genome shotgun sequence. It encodes these proteins:
- the LOC122304276 gene encoding serine/threonine-protein kinase RIPK-like; translation: MAVKKIAWRSIFVSCYKPEYQGSQPKKVCVKQTSFQRISLTDLSNPSSTTLSEDLSISLAGSNLHVFTLAELKVITQNFASSNFLGEGGFGPVHKGFIDDKLSPGLKAQPVAVKLLDLDGSQGHREWLTEVIFLGQLRHPHLVKLIGYSCEEEHRVLVYEYMPRGSLENQLFRRYSVSLPWSARMKIALGAAKGLAFLHEAEKPVIYRDFKASNILLDSDYTPKLSDFGLAKDGPEGDDTHVSTRVMGTHGYAAPEYVMTGHLTAMSDVYSFGVVLLELLTGRRSVDKSRPNREQNLVEWARPMLNDARKLSRFMDPRLEGQYSETGARKAAALAYQCLSHRPKHRPAMSAVVKILEPLKDFDDIPIGPFVYMVPAENDLQKEDVVKDQYQTQRESKKSSHKKENGQYHHHNHHHHHGHGHRHQQRSSPKSPNSHSETDLRQKCGNGMQSPVVGHLGSRAA